The sequence below is a genomic window from Thalassobaculum sp. OXR-137.
GCGAGCTGGGCCGCCTTGTTGACCTCAAGCGAGATGGCGCCCGAGCCGTTGATCACCGGCCGGCCATGGGCCTCCAGCCAGGCGATGACGGCTGCGGCGTATTCGGGGGAGTAGCGGTGGCCGCGGCTATGGGCCGACGCGCTCATGCGGTTGTAGAACAGGCCCGCCGGCGGCTCGGCCGCCAGATCGATGGCGCCATCCGACAGGTCGAGATCGACGAACGCCTCGCCGCGCGCCGCGAAGGCCCGCGCGAAGGGCGGCAGCCATTCCGGGTTCTCGTGAATTACGTGGATCGGATGCTCAGGGATCATGTGGTCGATCATCGCGGGCCCTCCCAAATCCTGTGGCGCCCGTTCGGGCTCGCCAAGAAATGGGACACTGCCGCGCGGCCGCAACCGCCCGGAACCGGAAAGCCGGGAAGCGGTTTAATGCCTCCCGGGCGTCAATTAATTTGCCTTCCGGGTCGAGGGCCGGACGGGCGCCGTCAATCGGGCAGCGGACAGCCCATGAAGGCGCCGATCAGCTTGATCTGCTCGTCCAGCATCGGCTTGCCGAAATAGATCGGATGGCCCTTGGCCTCGGCCTGTTTCAGCAGCTCGGTATGCACCGGGGTCATGATGATCTCGCTGACCGCCGTGCCGGGGCTGAGCTTCGACACGTCGACCGGCAGCGCGTCGCCGTCGTGCAGGCCGAGCGAGGTGGTGTTGATCACCACGTCATAGCCCGCCGGATCCGCATCCGCCGCCACGCCGCTCACCCTGGTGTTCGGGAACGCCGCGTTGACACGCCGGCCCAGGGCTTCGGCCTTGGAGACCGTGCGGTTGGCGATGGCGATCTCCGCCGCCCCGGCCTCGGCCACGGAAAAGGCGATCGACATCCCTGCCCCGCCGGCCCCGAGCTGGAGCACGCGTCTGCCGGTGAAGTCGAAACCGGCCTTCTGCATGCCGGTGACGTAGCCCTTGCCGTCGAAATTGTCGCCCAGCATGCGGCCGTCCTCGGTGAAGCGGATGGCGTTGACCGAGCCGACCCGTTCGCCGCCGGCGGCGAGTTCGTCGCACAGCTCGGCCATCGCCACCTTGTGCGGCACCGTGACGGTGAGGCCGTGGAAGTTGCGGGTGACCTTGAGCGCGGCGACGACGGTGGCCAGGTCTTCCGGCTTCACGTCGAGCGGCACCAGCACCGCGTCGATCCCCGCCGCCTCATAGGCCGCGTTGAACACCTGCGGGGCGCGCACATGGTCGGTGGGGTGGGCAAGAATGCCGTAGACGGCCGTCTTGCCCGTGATGTTGAGGGTCGGCATGTTTCTTCCTACCGGTCGTGAACAATAATCTGGGTAAATCGCTGTAAGGACTCAACGAATTGGTTACTCATAGCAATCCCCTCTAGACTCCTATAGTGACTTTCGGCCGATCCTCCACGAGCCTGTTCAGCAGAAAGCTCGGCAGCACTATCTCTAAGTGCATACCATGCAGCTATCGTTTTATCGAACCACTCTAAAGTACCTTCCGTGCAATGGCCCCTTAATTCTGATATTGTACATTCAATATCTTGGGTAATTTGACTATATCGTTCATTTGCCTCAATATTCATTTGGGACTGATTTTTTCCCCAATCTTTCCAAAGATATATACCAGAAATTACGGTCACAGCCTCCGATAGAGACTCACATTCACGACAGTGCACCATCACTTCATCTAAAGAAACACTAATAGAATTTGGATTTTCATGAACGATAATATGCCTCCAAGAAAATAGTTCTCTCACCGATTTAAATATTGATTTCTTATCGAAATCAGAAATATGTCCATGCTCTTGAACTTGTTTTAACCCTTCATCAAAGGAAAATCCCCACAATGTTTCAAGCTTTTCGATCCCAGCTTCGACAGACGAGATATTTGATCCGTACGCCGCGATATCCCCAAGACTAATTCTATTAGATCCGATATCTACTACAGTTTCATAATTGAACTTTACGTCATGAAAAACTGGAACAGCCCTAAGTCTAATTTCATCATTTAAATCAATTAAATCTCTAATTAGGGATCGAATAACTATTTCAAATGCAGAGATTGATTGAACAACAGCAAATTTCTTACGCGCGGAATCGAGATGTTCGCTATTCACTTCCTCATTCAATACTAAATTTATTTCATAAAATAACGAATTGGCGAGAGGGCAGAAGCGCACTCCTTCGGCTCTCTCCTTTTGTTCAAAAATCCGCTCGAAGCGCGATGCCATCGAACCCTACGGTTTTCTCTTTCTCAGAAGTTCACCATGTCGCCGCCCTTGAGCGCCAGCATCTCGCGGGCCTCTTTCGGGGTGGCGACTTCGAGGCTCAGCTCCTCGATGATCCGGCGGATCTTGGCGACCTGCTCGGCGTTCGACTTGGCGAGCTGGCCCTTGCCGATGAACAGGCTGTCCTCCAGGCCGACGCGGACGTTGCCGCCGTTGATCGCCGCCATGGTGGTGAAGTTCATCTGGTGCCGCCCGGCCGCCAGGACCGACCAGTTGTACTGGTCGCCGAACAGCTTGTCGGCGGTGCGCTTCATGAACATCAGGTTCTCCGGATCGGCGCCGATGCCGCCGAGAATGCCGAAGATCGTCTGCACGAAGAGCGGCGGCTTCACCAGCCCGCGGTCGAGGAAATGGGCCAGATTGTACAGGTGGCCGACATCGTAGCACTCGTACTCGAACTTCACGCCGTGGCCTTCGCCCAGCTCCTTAAGAACATACTCAATGTCCTTGAAGGTGTTCCGGAAAATGAAGTCGCGGCTGTTCTCCAGGAACTTCGGCTCCCACTCGTGCTGGAAGTCCTTCATCTTGTCCAGGATCGGGAACAGGCCGAAATTCATCGAGCCCATGTTGAGCGAGGTCATCTCCGGGCTGGCCGCCACGGCCGCCGCCAGACGCTCCTCCAGGGTCATGCCGTGACCGCCGCCGGTGGTGATGTTCACCACCGCGTCGGAGTTCTGCTTGATGCGCGGCAGGAACTCCATGAACGCCTTGGGGTCCGGGGTCGGGCTGCCGTCGGGATTGCGGGCGTGCAGGTGCAGGATGGAGGCGCCGGCCTCGGCCGCGTCGATGGCCTGCTGGGCGACCTCGTCGGCGGTGATCGGCAGGTGCGGACTCATGGTCGGGGTGTGGATCGACCCGGTCACCGCACACGTGATGATCACCTTGTTCTGCTTCGCCGCCATGGTTTCCTCCGTCTGACCGGCTTCTCGTTATCGGGCGCTACGGTAGCGGTTCGCGCTGGGGTGTCAAAGCCCTGCAAGCGCGGGTGGCGACATGTCCCCAAACAATTTGCGACGGATATCCGAAAGCCCCTCGTTATGGGTCGTACAGGTGGCCACCTGATCCGATATCAGCCCCCCTCACGGAGACATCCAAGATGACCACCCGTATCAAAGCCCTCGCCCTCGCCGCGGCTCTCGGGACGGCGGTGATCGCCCCGACCTTCGCCCATGCCGCCGCCGACGGTCAGAAGGGTCCGGATCTCGCCCGCATGCAGGAACGCATGATGCAGCGGTTCAACGAGATCGACACCGACAAGGACGGCAAGGTCAACGCCGCCGACCTGCGGGCCTACCGGGTCGCCAAGTTCACGGCCGCCGACGCCAACGGCGACGGCAAGCTGAGCGTGGACGAGTTGAAGACCATGGGCTTCGCCAAGAAGCGCGAGGTCAACCTGGAGCGCATGGTCGCCTGGTTCGACACCGACGGCGACGGCATGATCGGCGCCTCCGAGCTCCCCGCCCGCGAGGCCGGCCTGTTCATGATGCTCGACCGCGACGGCGACGGGATCGTCACCGCCGAGGACGTGATGTCGGCGAAGCCGCCCCATCACGGCGCGCCGAAGAAATAAGATACGCTTCCTTGAGACCCTGAACGCAGCACGGGAGGCGGCAGTTTGACGGATCACACCCAGGAGGACCCGGATGCGGCGCTCATGCCGCGGGTCGCCGACGGGGATTCGGCCGCCTTCCGCCTGCTGGTGGACCGCCATGCGGACCGCCTGCTCGGCTTCGCCCAGCGCATGCTGGGCGACCGGGCGACCGCGGAGGACGTGGTGCAGGACACCTATCTCTCTCTCTGGCGCAAGGCCGGCGACTGGACGCCCCAGGCGCGGGTCTCCACCTGGCTCTACCGGGTGGCCCGCAACGCCGCGCTGGACCGGCTGCGCCGCCTCAAACCGACCGTGGACCCGGACGACGTGACCCTGATCGACAGCGGCCCCGCCCCGGATCGCAGGCTCCACGACGAAGCGACCGCCGGCAAGGTGCGCGCCGCCCTCGACGCCCTGCCCGAGCGCCAGCGCGCCGCCATCGTGCTGGTCCATTACGAAGGCCTCTCCGGGGCCGACGCCTCCGCCGCCCTCGACATCTCCGTCGAGGCCCTCGAATCGCTGCTGGCCCGGGGACGCCGGTCCCTGCGCCAGGCGCTGGAAGGCCAGCGCGCCGAACTGTTGGGAGAAACCCGATGACACAGAGCAACGTGACCAAGGCCCGGGTTCTGGCGCTGGTGGAGGCCTATGGCGGCGATCCCGCCCGCTGGCCGGAGCGCGACCGAGAAGCGGCCGTCGCCCTGCTGTCCGGCGACCGGGAGCTGGCGCGGGCCGCCGACGACGCGCGCAGCCTGGACATGATGCTCGACACCCTGCCGGTGCCGCAGCCGAGCCCGGCCCTGCGGGTCGCGCTGAAGGACATCCCGGAGCGCGGCCATCCGCTGCTGGAGCTGGTCGCCGGCTGGTTCGGCCTGTGGCGTCCGGCCGCCGGGCTCGCCGCCGCCGCCGTGCTCGGCGTCGTGCTGGGAGCGACCAACCCGACCCTACCCCTGCCCGGTTTCGAGGCCGCGTCGACCCTGGCGGCGGTCCAGGCGGCGCCGGAGGCCGAGACCGACACTTACTCCCTGGCCGCCGCGTCCGCGGTGGGCTTCGCCAACCAGGACACGTTCTGAGCCATGGCCGATATCCGCAAGACCGATCCGATCCGAGACCCGACATGACACGCACCCGCTGGCTAACCCTCCTCCTCCTCGCCTCCCTCGGGGTGAACCTGTTCATCGGCGGCCTCGCCATCGGCCGGTGGGTCGATCACGGCTGGGACGCCGAGGAGCGCTTCGAGCGCCCGCCGCCGCCCGACGGGCCGGGTCCGCGCTGGCTGCGCCGCATGGTCGGCGAGGAGGGCATGGATACGGTGCGCGAGGTCTGGCAGCGCCACGAGGGGGTCATCGATCCGCTGCGCCGCGACGCCGATGCCGCCCGCACTGCGGTGACCGACGCGCTCTCGGCCGAGCCCTTCGTGCGCGAGGAGTACGAGGAAGCCCTGGGGCGGATGCGCGCCGCGATGGATCGCATGGAGGTCGCGGTCCACGCGGCGATCACCGACGTGGTGACGTCGATGACCGACGAGCAGCGCCACGCCTTCGCCGAGCGCGCCCGCGCCTGGGCCGACAAACACTGCGGCCCACCCCCGCCGCCCAAGGAGTGACAGGAGCTATCGGCACGCGCCGCCCTTCGACACGCGCCCGCTGCTCAGGGCGAGGTCATTCATATCTAGAATATAAGCCGTCATCCCGGCGGGCCCCGGGCCTGATCCGGGGGTCGGCCGGGACCGAGCCCACACGCCGGAACCTGGTCCCGGCCCGTCCCCGGATCAGGTCCGGGTCGTCCGGGATGACGATCAGACTGAATTCGACCTCGCCCTGAGCAGCGGGAGCGTGTCGAAGGGCAGGCGCGTGTAGAAGGGCAGGCTGGGCGCGGCGATGCCGTCATTTCCGGATTGCTCTCATCGTCATCCCGGACGCGCCCGGACGGGAGCCGGTTCCGGCGCGTGAGCTCGGTCCCGGCCGACCCCCGGATCAGGTCCGGGGCTCGCCGGGATGACGGCTTATTTTCTAGATATGAATGACCTCGCCCTGAGCAGCGACCAACGGGAGCGTGTCGAAGGGCCGCCGCTCACAGGGCCGTCGGAACGGGCCCCACCACCTGGTCCCGCAGCGCCTGCCAGCCGGCCTCGTCGGCCGCGGCGATGATGCCGCCGCCAAGCTTGCCCGGCCGGTACGGGGTGCCGTCGACGCAGGCCGAATAGCCGCCGGCCTCGGCGTGGATCAGCAGGCCCGGCGCGTGGTCCCAGGGCATCTTCTTCCAGTACACCGCATAGTGCCACCGGCCGGTCGCGAGCTGGATGTAGTCGTAGCCGGCGCAGCCGCGGCGGTAATGCCGGTCGCCCAGCATCTCGTTGGCGCGGGCGCGGATGCCCGGGCGGACCTCCTCGGGGAAGAAGCGGAAGTTGAAGCTTCCCTCCATCTCCTCGATGCCCGCGGCGGCGGCGACCCGCAGCGGCGCGCGCGTCCCCTCCGCCAGCATCCAGGCCCCCTCGCCCCGGGCCGCGACGGCGGTGCGCTTCTCCACCGGCTGGTGGATGGCCGAGGCGATGGTCTCGCCGCGATGGGCGAGCGCCACCATGACGCAGAACCGGTCCTTGCCCTCGGCGAAGTTGTTGGTGCCGTCGACCGGATCGACGATCCAGACCGGCGCGTCGCCGTCGATCCGGCCCAGCAGCGAGCGGTCCTTCTCCACCGATTCCTCGCCGATCACCACCGAGCCCGGATAGAGATCCGGCAGCAGCTCGACCAGACGGCGCTCGGCCGCCTCGTCGGCGACGGTCACCAGATCGGTCGGACCGGTCTTCTCGCGGATGTCGCCCTCGGCCAGATTGCGCCAGCGCGGCAGGATCTCCGCCTCCGCCACCTCGGTCAGGGTAGCGGCGAGCCGGTCGAGATCGACGGATGTCATCGTCAGAAAGCTCCGTGGAAACGAGAAAGGGCCGGACACACGGCCCGGCCCTTCCCTAACACGAGTGCGGCTGGCTCAGAAGTCCATGCCGCCCATACCACCCATGCCGCCCATTCCGCCCATGCCACCCATGTCGGGCATGCCGCCGCCGGAGGTGTCCGGCTTCTCGGCGACCATGGCCTCGGTGGTGATCAGCAGTCCGGCGATGGATGCGGCGTCCTGCAGCGCGGTGCGCACGACCTTGGTCGGGTCGATGACGCCGGCCTTGATCAGGTCTTCGTAGGTGTCGGTCGCC
It includes:
- a CDS encoding RNA polymerase sigma factor; this translates as MTDHTQEDPDAALMPRVADGDSAAFRLLVDRHADRLLGFAQRMLGDRATAEDVVQDTYLSLWRKAGDWTPQARVSTWLYRVARNAALDRLRRLKPTVDPDDVTLIDSGPAPDRRLHDEATAGKVRAALDALPERQRAAIVLVHYEGLSGADASAALDISVEALESLLARGRRSLRQALEGQRAELLGETR
- a CDS encoding shikimate dehydrogenase produces the protein MPTLNITGKTAVYGILAHPTDHVRAPQVFNAAYEAAGIDAVLVPLDVKPEDLATVVAALKVTRNFHGLTVTVPHKVAMAELCDELAAGGERVGSVNAIRFTEDGRMLGDNFDGKGYVTGMQKAGFDFTGRRVLQLGAGGAGMSIAFSVAEAGAAEIAIANRTVSKAEALGRRVNAAFPNTRVSGVAADADPAGYDVVINTTSLGLHDGDALPVDVSKLSPGTAVSEIIMTPVHTELLKQAEAKGHPIYFGKPMLDEQIKLIGAFMGCPLPD
- a CDS encoding 3-keto-5-aminohexanoate cleavage protein — encoded protein: MAAKQNKVIITCAVTGSIHTPTMSPHLPITADEVAQQAIDAAEAGASILHLHARNPDGSPTPDPKAFMEFLPRIKQNSDAVVNITTGGGHGMTLEERLAAAVAASPEMTSLNMGSMNFGLFPILDKMKDFQHEWEPKFLENSRDFIFRNTFKDIEYVLKELGEGHGVKFEYECYDVGHLYNLAHFLDRGLVKPPLFVQTIFGILGGIGADPENLMFMKRTADKLFGDQYNWSVLAAGRHQMNFTTMAAINGGNVRVGLEDSLFIGKGQLAKSNAEQVAKIRRIIEELSLEVATPKEAREMLALKGGDMVNF
- a CDS encoding periplasmic heavy metal sensor, encoding MTRTRWLTLLLLASLGVNLFIGGLAIGRWVDHGWDAEERFERPPPPDGPGPRWLRRMVGEEGMDTVREVWQRHEGVIDPLRRDADAARTAVTDALSAEPFVREEYEEALGRMRAAMDRMEVAVHAAITDVVTSMTDEQRHAFAERARAWADKHCGPPPPPKE
- a CDS encoding inositol monophosphatase, which codes for MTSVDLDRLAATLTEVAEAEILPRWRNLAEGDIREKTGPTDLVTVADEAAERRLVELLPDLYPGSVVIGEESVEKDRSLLGRIDGDAPVWIVDPVDGTNNFAEGKDRFCVMVALAHRGETIASAIHQPVEKRTAVAARGEGAWMLAEGTRAPLRVAAAAGIEEMEGSFNFRFFPEEVRPGIRARANEMLGDRHYRRGCAGYDYIQLATGRWHYAVYWKKMPWDHAPGLLIHAEAGGYSACVDGTPYRPGKLGGGIIAAADEAGWQALRDQVVGPVPTAL